A part of Aegilops tauschii subsp. strangulata cultivar AL8/78 chromosome 2, Aet v6.0, whole genome shotgun sequence genomic DNA contains:
- the LOC109783272 gene encoding uncharacterized protein, with translation MEEEALRAAMEDAFLEGAVEWRADTILQTLRMDKLDAWIRGEGLADEIEGLKSEIDEVMATVSYVKGRAVGNRRMARSLAALKQKLFDADDAVDELDYYRLQHHIVEVEGGQHALPSSSNAHNRFASDGVTQSFTTATTTTAAVTLQEPEGMHEAARVDHGTSMGDGDNILPRRGRGKKRSPHWIDFDEIYDTDGKTVGAKCRHCKKKLKYDGKQGPRVLMTHSNSARCKNTREPRPQPPSHSSMDDATENATPVAVSNSPSIPRMGTNPEPTQITAAVAHPWNKDEISSKIQKITHQLQGIRGDVTKDLNMLGSHYGASSAHHQSTASDPSRRTSSLLQGKVYGRDKEKNTIIQLMTAGKSDSLTVVPIVGIGGTGKTALVQFVYNDPKVQNQFDHSIWVWVSNSFDEMRLTKEMLDVVPQEKHEGLCSLDKLQQVLKTHIESKRVLLILDDVWDGMNDGKLDLILAPFKSSNANGNVILVTTRYLSVAKRMGTTEPVVLHALGGYDFWLLFKARAFRDENYEGNLTNIGREIAGKLKGNPLAAVTAGELLRVDLTVDHWTKILKDEGWKLLGLSGGIMSSLKFSYDQLPYHLHQCLTFCSIFPDNHEFLDEELVRIWISQGFVKQSNPSKRLEDIGMDYLSDLVNLSYFQRVVRKDSYVVCGLMHDFSRIVSRTDCAIIDGLECTDILPTVQHLSVECKKDQHGNVSWSSKFKEDLRKTVTSVRKLRTLLLIGQYDCSFFQSFEDIFQKAHYIRLLQISATFQDFNSLVRSSVNPTHLRYLKLTVNEVQGDLPQVLSNFCHLQVLDVGSNTHLDVAHGMNNLVSLRHLVVASIYRIGKLTSLQTLSNFSVQDSNGFRIIELQSMNDLSQLMISQLQNVKTLEEACGAGLRYKRHLEKLHLSWNMSDVESDSDGSNESDSDGSNESDSDDSNESANVMSSEPSTSKETEECLQTEVLEGLEPHNNLKHLQITGYNGATSPSWLTRNISLSYLQTLYLNGCGEWRILPSLRGLPFLAKLNLRNMPKLEEVSVPSLEELVLVKMPKLERCSCLSLRELNSCLRVLKIINCIALKVFDLFGNGHKLNIEQKSWLPRIWELIIHNCPLLLVPHPLPSSSIVSRISMIGALKFPIMNLRSCGSLAIGKDSEDDEYGSDEDSLEELSDELLALDGKILAFHNLRFLTELIIDYCKSLTSISLKGLSQLVSLETLRIKNCPGLSGFDVPPEHTHEDLTVANYNTLPSLEYLEIWSCGIAWEWLSLILQHAPALTELDLWDCPKLESLQLNSCTTLQKLSVIDCESLGTLELHFCTALEDLFICEAAVCVLEGSQSLRKLRLRGSHYLESLKLHSCTALEELDIRSCTPDHALPSLEYLEIGSCRIAWEWLSLILQHAPALTELDLWDCPKLGSLQLNSCTTLEKLSVDDCESLGTLELHFCTALEELNIWSCPSLCTLEDLPPSLEELTIFRGSEELKHQSISRASSKLKVKIDGQYVN, from the exons ATGGAGGAAGAAGCTCTGAGGGCGGCGATGGAAGACGCCTTTCTGGAGGGCGCGGTTGAATGGCGAGCGGACACCATCCTCCAGACCCTGCGGATGGACAAGCTGGATGCGTGGATCCGCGGAGAGGGGCTTGCCGATGAGATCGAGGGGCTCAAATCTGAGATCGATGAAGTCATGGCGACGGTATCCTATGTCAAGGGGAGGGCGGTAGGCAACAGGCGGATGGCGAGGTCTCTCGCGGCGCTCAAGCAGAAGCTCTTCGACGCCGATGACGCTGTCGACGAGCTCGACTACTACAGACTTCAACACCATATCGTCGAGGTCGAAGGAG GCCAACACGCGCTGCCGTCTTCATCCAACGCGCACAATCGCTTCGCTTCCGATGGTGTTACCCAGTCTTTCACCACAGCCACAACGACTACCGCTGCAG TTACTTTGCAGGAGCCCGAAGGCATGCATGAAGCAGCGCGAGTAGATCATGGCACATCGATGGGTGATGGTGATAATATACTGCCGAGAAGAGGTCGTGGCAAAAAAAGATCCCCACATTGGATTGATTTTGACGAGATATATGACACTGATGGAAAGACCGTGGGGGCAAAATGTAGACACTGTAAAAAGAAACTTAAATACGACGGTAAACAAGGGCCAAGAGTCTTGATGACTCACTCCAATAGTGCCAGGTGTAAGAATACGCGAGAACCACGTCCCCAGCCGCCAAGCCATTCAAG CATggatgatgctactgaaaatgcTACCCCCGTTGCTGTCAGTAATTCACCCAGCATACCAAGGATGGGAACGAATCCAGAGCCAACACAAATCACCGCAGCTGTTGCTCACCCTTGGAATAAGGACGAAATTTCCAGTAAGATACAGAAAATAACTCATCAGTTGCAAGGCATCCGAGGGGATGTGACAAAGGATCTCAACATGCTTGGGTCACATTATGGTGCAAGTTCAGCTCACCATCAAAGTACAGCCTCAGATCCAAGCCGAAGAACATCAAGTCTTCTTCAAGGCAAAGTGTATGGGAGAGACAAAGAGAAGAACACCATCATACAGCTGATGACTGCTGGGAAATCTGACAGTTTGACTGTTGTGCCCATTGTAGGCATTGGAGGTACTGGGAAGACGGCTCTCGTGCAATTTGTATATAATGATCCGAAAGTGCAAAACCAATTTGACCACAGCATATGGGTTTGGGTGTCTAATAGCTTCGATGAAATGAGACTCACAAAAGAGATGTTAGATGTTGTCCCTCAAGAAAAGCACGAAGGGTTATGCAGCCTTGACAAGCTTCAGCAGGTCTTGAAAACTCATATTGAATCAAAGAGGGTTCTACTGATTTTAGATGATGTCTGGGATGGCATGAACGATGGCAAACTGGACCTAATACTGGCTCCTTTCAAGTCAAGCAATGCAAATGGCAATGTGATCCTTGTGACGACCAGATATCTGTCTGTTGCGAAAAGGATGGGAACGACTGAACCAGTCGTGTTACATGCTCTGGGAGGGTATGATTTTTGGTTATTGTTCAAAGCACGAGCATTTCGTGATGAGAACTATGAAGGAAATCTAACAAATATTGGACGGGAAATAGCAGGCAAGCTAAAAGGCAACCCATTAGCAGCAGTAACTGCAGGGGAACTATTAAGAGTTGATCTTACTGTTGATCATTGGACTAAAATTCTCAAGGACGAAGGCTGGAAATTGTTGGGGCTCAGTGGAGGCATCATGTCTTCTTTGAAGTTTAGCTATGATCAGCTGCCATACCATCTACACCAATGCTTAACGTTTTGTTCTATATTCCCTGATAATCATGAGTTTCTTGATGAGGAGTTAGTCCGTATTTGGATTTCCCAAGGATTTGTCAAGCAGAGCAATCCAAGTAAGAGATTGGAGGATATAGGAATggactatttatcagatttggtGAACCTGAGCTATTTTCAGCGAGTTGTTAGAAAAGATTCATATGTTGTGTGTGGTCTTATGCATGATTTTTCAAGGATTGTTTCAAGAACTGACTGTGCAATTATAGATGGTCTAGAATGCACTGATATATTGCCAACTGTACAACATTTGTCAGTAGAGTGCAAGAAAGATCAGCATGGGAACGTGTCTTGGAGTAGCAAGTTTAAAGAAGATTTGCGAAAAACAGTTACATCTGTGAGAAAACTGAGGACGTTACTGTTAATCGGGCAATATGACTGTTCCTTCTTCCAATCCTTCGAAGACATATTCCAGAAGGCACACTATATACGTCTGCTGCAAATATCAGCAACATTTCAAGATTTTAATTCCCTCGTGCGCAGTTCTGTAAATCCTACTCATCTTCGCTATCTAAAGCTTACAGTCAATGAGGTGCAGGGAGATTTGCCTCAGGTTTTGAGCAATTTTTGCCACCTTCAAGTATTAGATGTCGGCTCAAACACTCATCTTGATGTAGCTCATGGAATGAATAATCTTGTCAGTTTGCGGCATCTTGTTGTAGCTTCCATATACAGAATTGGCAAATTGACCTCACTTCAGACACTAAGCAATTTTAGCGTACAAGATTCTAATGGCTTTCGGATTATAGAACTTCAATCCATGAATGATCTTTCCCAACTTATGATTTCTCAACTTCAAAATGTTAAAACTCTGGAGGAGGCTTGTGGGGCAGGATTGAGATATAAACGACACTTAGAAAAGCTGCACTTGTCCTGGAATATGTCAGATGTTGAATCTGACTCGGATGGCAGCAATGAATCCGACTCAGATGGCAGCAATGAATCTGACTCAGATGACAGCAATGAATCTGCGAATGTCATGAGCTCTGAACCTTCTACCAGCAAAGAAACAGAGGAGTGCTTGCAAACAGAAGTACTTGAGGGTCTTGAACCACATAACAACCTGAAACATCTTCAGATAACTGGGTACAATGGTGCTACCTCTCCATCCTGGCTTACTCGCAATATCTCTCTTTCGTATTTACAGACTCTGTATTTGAATGGCTGTGGAGAATGGCGGATACTTCCATCTTTGAGAGGGCTTCCGTTTCTTGCAAAGTTAAACTTAAGAAACATGCCAAAATTAGAAGAAGTATCGGTTCCTTCATTGGAGGAGCTGGTGTTAGTTAAAATGCCAAAGTTGGAGAgatgctcctgcctttccttgaGGGAGTTGAATTCTTGTTTAAGGGTTCTGAAGATTATAAATTGCATTGCATTGAAGGTGTTTGATCTGTTTGGGAACGGCCATAAACTTAATATTGAGCAGAAGTCATGGTTGCCACGTATTTGGGAACTCATTATCCACAACTGCCCTCTTTTGCTGGTACCACACCCTTTACCATCTTCGAGTATTGTTTCTAGAATTTCCATGATCGGAGCTTTGAAATTTCCAATAATGAATTTACGGTCCTGTGGAAGTTTAGCCATCGGCAAGGATTCTGAAGATGATGAATATGGTTCTGACGAGGATAGTCTTGAGGAGCTTTCTGATGAGCTGTTGGCGTTAGATGGAAAGATATTGGCATTCCATAATCTAAGGTTCCTGACAGAGTTGATAATAGATTACTGCAAAAGCCTCACGTCTATTTCACTAAAAGGATTAAGTCAACTTGTATCTTTAGAGACACTGAGAATAAAGAACTGTCCAGGACTTTCTGGTTTCGATGTTCCGCCAGAGCATACCCATGAAGATTTGACAGTTGCAAATTACAACACCCTCCCATCACTCGAATATCTAGAGATTTGGTCATGTGGAATAGCGTGGGAGTGGCTATCTCTGATTCTGCAACATGCGCCAGCACTAACGGAATTGGATTTATGGGACTGCCCAAAATTGGAATCTCTACAGCTGAACTCCTGCACGACACTGCAAAAGTTGAGCGTAATTGACTGTGAATCGCTCGGCACACTAGAGCTGCACTTTTGCACGGCATTGGAAGATTTGTTCATCTGTGAAGCTGCAGTCTGCGTGCTAGAGGGCTCGCAATCACTCAGGAAGTTGCGACTCCGTGGCAGCCATTATTTGGAATCTCTAAAACTGCACTCCTGCACGGCACTGGAAGAGTTGGATATTCGGAGCTGCACACCAGACCATGCCCTCCCATCACTCGAATATCTAGAGATTGGGTCATGTAGAATAGCGTGGGAGTGGCTATCTCTGATTCTGCAACATGCGCCAGCACTAACGGAATTGGATTTATGGGACTGCCCAAAACTGGGTTCTCTACAACTGAACTCCTGCACGACACTGGAAAAGTTGAGCGTAGATGACTGTGAATCGCTCGGCACACTAGAGCTGCACTTTTGCACGGCATTGGAAGAGTTGAATATTTGGAGCTGCCCATCACTCTGTACACTAGAGGACCTCCCGCCTTCTCTTGAGGAGTTGACAATCTTCCGTGGCAGTGAGGAGCTGAAACATCAATCCATATCGCGGGCATCAAGCAAGTTAAAGGTCAAAATTGACGGCCAATATGTGAATTGA